In one window of Notolabrus celidotus isolate fNotCel1 chromosome 15, fNotCel1.pri, whole genome shotgun sequence DNA:
- the LOC117827044 gene encoding ras-related protein Rab-18-B, producing MDDDVLTTLKLLIIGESGVGKSSLLLRFTDDTFDPEQTATIGVDFKVKTLAIDGNKAKLAIWDTAGQERFRTLTPSYYRGAQGVILVYDVTKRDTFTKLENWLNELETYTTRNDIVKMLVGNKIDKDDREVDRNEGLKFARKHSMLFIEASAKTKDGVQCAFEELVEKILQTPGLWESENQSPRVRLGEQEEGQGRACGGYCSIP from the exons ATGGATGACGACGTGCTGACAACTCTGAAGCTGTTGATAATCGGCGAGAGTGGAGTCGGGAAAtccag TCTCCTGCTAAGGTTTACAGATGACACTTTTGACCCTGAGCAGACAGCAACTATAG GTGTGGATTTCAAAGTGAAGACACTCGCAATAGATGGGAACAAAGCAAAGCTCGCCATATGG GACACAGCCGGACAGGAGAGGTTTCGCACCCTGACGCCCAGCTACTACCGTGGTGCACAGGGAGTCATACTGG TGTATGATGTCACGAAGCGCGACACTTTCACAAAGCTTGAAAACTGGCTGAATGAACTGGAGACCTACACAACACGCAATGATATTGTGAAAATGCTTGTGGGTAACAAAATCGATAAG gacGACCGTGAAGTGGACAGGAATGAAGGGCTGAAATTTGCCAGGAAACACTCGATGCTTTTTATTG AGGCCAGCGCAAAGACCAAAGATGGTGTCCAGTGTGCCTTTGAAGAGTTGGTGGAGAAGATCCTCCAGACTCCCGGCCTGTGGGAGAGTGAAAACCAGAGTCCGAGGGTCCGTCTGGGGGAACAGGAGGAGGGCCAGGGCAGGGCATGCGGAGGGTACTGCTCCATACCCTGA